In the genome of Cupriavidus malaysiensis, one region contains:
- the xsc gene encoding sulfoacetaldehyde acetyltransferase, protein MPEQRTTAATGPQAMTPSEAFVETMAANGVTDIFGIMGSAFMDAMDIFAPAGIRLVPVVHEQGAAHMADGYSRVSGRHGVVIGQNGPGISNCVTAIAAAYWAHSPVVIVTPEAGTMGIGLGGFQEANQLPMFQEFTKYQGHVTNPARMAEFTARCFDRAMDEMGPTQLNIPRDYFYGQIKAEIPQPRRLDRGPGGEQSLNEAAELLAQARFPVIISGGGVVMGDAVAECQALAERLGAPVVNSYLHNDSFPASHPLWCGPLGYQGSKAAMKLIARADVVLALGSRLGPFGTLPQHGMDYWPKDAKIIQVDADHKMLGLVKKISVGICGDAKAAAAALTQRLAGRTLACDATLRQRADEIAAEKAAWEKELDEWTHERDPYSLDMIEEQKQERTPNGGHYLHPRQVLRELERAMPADVMVSTDIGNINSVANSYLRFDKPRSFFAAMSWGNCGYAFPTIIGAKVAAPHRPAISYAGDGAWGMSLMETLTCVRHNIPVTAVVFHNRQWGAEKKNQVDFYNRRFVAGELDSPSFAGIARAMGAEGIVVDRLEDVGPALQRAIDLQMNHGKTTIVEIMCTRELGDPFRRDALSRPVRLLDKYKDFV, encoded by the coding sequence ATGCCAGAGCAACGCACCACCGCAGCCACCGGCCCGCAAGCCATGACGCCGTCCGAAGCCTTCGTCGAGACCATGGCGGCCAACGGCGTGACCGACATCTTCGGCATCATGGGTTCGGCCTTCATGGATGCCATGGACATCTTCGCGCCGGCTGGCATCCGCCTGGTGCCGGTGGTGCACGAGCAGGGCGCCGCGCACATGGCCGACGGCTACTCGCGCGTGTCCGGCCGCCACGGCGTGGTGATCGGCCAGAACGGCCCCGGCATCAGCAACTGCGTCACCGCCATCGCGGCCGCCTACTGGGCGCACTCTCCGGTGGTGATCGTCACGCCGGAAGCCGGCACCATGGGCATCGGCCTGGGCGGTTTCCAGGAAGCCAACCAGCTGCCGATGTTCCAGGAATTCACCAAGTACCAGGGCCACGTGACCAACCCGGCACGCATGGCCGAGTTCACCGCGCGCTGCTTCGACCGCGCCATGGACGAGATGGGCCCGACCCAGCTCAATATCCCGCGCGACTACTTCTACGGCCAGATCAAGGCCGAGATCCCGCAGCCGCGCCGGCTGGACCGCGGCCCCGGCGGCGAGCAGAGCCTGAACGAGGCGGCCGAGCTGCTGGCCCAGGCGAGGTTCCCGGTCATCATCTCCGGCGGCGGCGTGGTGATGGGCGATGCGGTGGCCGAATGCCAGGCGCTCGCCGAGCGCCTGGGCGCGCCGGTGGTCAACAGCTACCTGCACAACGATTCCTTCCCCGCCAGCCATCCGCTGTGGTGCGGCCCGCTGGGCTACCAGGGCTCCAAGGCAGCGATGAAGCTGATCGCGCGCGCCGACGTGGTGCTGGCGCTGGGCTCGCGCCTGGGACCGTTCGGCACCCTGCCGCAGCACGGCATGGACTACTGGCCCAAGGACGCCAAGATCATCCAGGTCGACGCCGACCACAAGATGCTCGGCCTGGTGAAGAAGATCTCGGTCGGTATCTGCGGCGACGCCAAGGCCGCCGCCGCGGCGCTGACCCAGCGCCTGGCCGGCCGCACGCTGGCCTGCGACGCCACCCTCCGTCAGCGCGCCGACGAGATCGCCGCCGAGAAGGCCGCATGGGAAAAGGAACTGGACGAGTGGACGCACGAGCGCGACCCGTACAGCCTGGACATGATCGAAGAGCAGAAGCAGGAACGCACGCCGAACGGCGGCCACTACCTGCACCCGCGCCAGGTGCTGCGCGAACTGGAACGCGCCATGCCCGCCGACGTGATGGTCTCCACCGACATCGGCAACATCAACTCGGTGGCCAACAGCTACCTGCGCTTCGACAAGCCGCGCAGCTTCTTCGCGGCCATGAGCTGGGGCAACTGCGGCTACGCCTTCCCCACCATCATCGGCGCCAAGGTCGCCGCGCCGCATCGCCCGGCCATCTCGTACGCCGGCGACGGCGCCTGGGGCATGAGCCTGATGGAAACGCTGACCTGCGTGCGCCACAACATCCCGGTGACGGCCGTGGTATTCCACAACCGCCAGTGGGGCGCGGAGAAGAAGAACCAGGTGGACTTCTACAACCGCCGCTTCGTCGCGGGCGAACTGGACAGCCCGTCCTTCGCCGGCATCGCGCGCGCCATGGGTGCGGAAGGCATCGTGGTAGACCGCCTGGAGGACGTCGGCCCGGCGCTCCAGCGCGCCATCGACCTGCAGATGAACCACGGCAAGACCACCATCGTGGAGATCATGTGCACGCGCGAACTGGGCGACCCGTTCCGCCGCGATGCGCTCTCCAGGCCGGTGCGCTTGCTGGACAAGTACAAGGACTTTGTCTGA
- a CDS encoding helix-turn-helix transcriptional regulator, producing MARDRQIRIALGSFGRATLHLTAGPLVAHAHAEFHLIFKLGGADACFKVDGEQHRLGDGCALLINPWATHAKLPQEGEPSLLLALLLEPQWLGDTLAADHPAVGLRFPQPLVRMDAPTAAALAALAGCLAHDAGDGPADCEAALAGLVGQVAARHVQRRSMTEVLASARPLDYRIKRAAEYIRAHVWENPSVETVAGAVGMSRSRLFDQFKACMGISPQQYLDWVRVSIATRLLAEQQASISDVAHQLGFSAQGHFTRFFVQHLGLSPSEFRRVGMTGAARAG from the coding sequence ATGGCAAGAGACCGCCAGATACGCATCGCCCTCGGCAGCTTCGGGCGCGCCACCCTGCACCTGACCGCAGGGCCGCTCGTGGCCCATGCGCATGCGGAATTCCACCTGATCTTCAAGCTCGGCGGCGCGGACGCCTGCTTCAAGGTCGACGGCGAGCAGCACCGGCTGGGCGACGGCTGCGCGCTGCTGATCAATCCTTGGGCGACGCACGCCAAGCTGCCGCAGGAGGGCGAGCCTTCCTTGCTGCTGGCCTTGCTGCTGGAACCGCAATGGCTGGGCGATACGCTCGCGGCCGACCATCCCGCCGTCGGCCTGCGTTTTCCGCAGCCGCTCGTGCGCATGGACGCGCCGACCGCCGCGGCGCTGGCAGCGCTCGCCGGCTGCCTGGCCCATGACGCCGGCGACGGCCCGGCGGATTGCGAAGCCGCGCTCGCCGGGCTGGTAGGCCAGGTGGCCGCGCGCCACGTGCAGCGCCGCTCCATGACCGAAGTCCTGGCCAGCGCGAGGCCGCTCGACTACCGCATCAAGCGTGCCGCGGAATATATCCGCGCGCATGTGTGGGAGAACCCCAGCGTGGAAACGGTCGCCGGTGCCGTGGGCATGTCGCGCAGCCGCTTGTTCGACCAGTTCAAGGCCTGCATGGGCATCTCGCCGCAGCAGTACCTGGACTGGGTGCGGGTCAGCATCGCCACGCGCCTGCTGGCCGAGCAGCAGGCGAGCATCAGCGACGTGGCGCACCAGCTCGGCTTCAGCGCGCAGGGACACTTCACGCGCTTCTTCGTCCAGCACCTCGGGCTCAGCCCCTCGGAGTTCCGCCGCGTCGGCATGACCGGCGCCGCGCGGGCCGGCTGA
- a CDS encoding c-type cytochrome has product MSDLFPLRRRCAAMLAACALSGPLLAQPLPPEAAAAAARRTAEQVCAACHGKAGQSTQARYPSLAGQDETYLFKQLRQFRAADGKPALRQDATMAAVVHGMGDEEMHELARHFSRQPHARGQAAQPQLVEAGQAIYWQGNPASRLPACVTCHRPDGGGIPPDFPRLAGQQPAYVVKQLHAWKAGTRGGPGKLMSLLVPLMSDEEIEAVAQYVAQLP; this is encoded by the coding sequence GTGAGTGACCTCTTTCCACTGCGCCGCCGCTGCGCCGCCATGCTGGCCGCGTGCGCCCTGTCCGGGCCGTTGCTGGCACAGCCGCTGCCGCCCGAAGCAGCAGCTGCGGCGGCGCGACGTACGGCGGAACAGGTCTGCGCGGCGTGCCACGGAAAGGCGGGCCAGAGCACGCAGGCCCGATATCCCAGCCTGGCCGGCCAGGATGAAACGTATCTCTTCAAGCAGCTGCGCCAGTTCCGCGCGGCCGACGGCAAGCCGGCACTGCGCCAGGACGCCACCATGGCCGCCGTGGTCCACGGCATGGGCGACGAGGAGATGCACGAGCTGGCCCGCCACTTCAGCCGCCAGCCCCATGCGCGCGGACAGGCCGCGCAGCCGCAGCTGGTCGAGGCCGGCCAAGCCATCTATTGGCAAGGCAACCCCGCCAGCCGGCTGCCAGCCTGCGTGACTTGCCATCGGCCCGACGGCGGCGGCATCCCGCCGGACTTCCCGCGCCTGGCCGGCCAGCAGCCGGCCTATGTCGTCAAGCAGCTGCACGCATGGAAGGCCGGCACGCGCGGGGGACCGGGCAAGCTGATGAGCCTGCTGGTCCCGCTGATGAGCGACGAGGAGATCGAGGCGGTCGCGCAGTATGTCGCGCAGCTGCCCTGA
- the pta gene encoding phosphate acetyltransferase, which produces MKALHRIIDHARAQPRRIVLCEADDVRVLQAAQRAAREGIARILLVGRPDVACRTALQAGVPLDGIELVDPATSPLAPALAAELHALRAARGMTAEQAQAAVLDPLCFANLMVRAGHADGSVAGALHTTADVVRTALQVIGAAPGCRLVSSFFLMMLCEPFHALKGGLIFSDCGLVVDPDAQGLSEIAMAAADSAAGLLMEEPRVAMLSFSTSGSARHAAVDKVVAATERVRALRPELAIDGDVQLDAAIVAEIAQRKVAHSRVGGHANVLVFPSLEAGNIGYKLAERLGGAKAIGPLLQGLAKPANDLSRGCSAEDIFHVIAVTVVQAQRADAARTPAADATATAAPAP; this is translated from the coding sequence ATGAAAGCGCTCCACCGCATCATCGACCATGCCCGCGCCCAGCCACGCCGCATCGTGCTGTGCGAGGCCGACGACGTCCGCGTGCTGCAGGCCGCGCAGCGCGCAGCGCGCGAGGGCATTGCGCGCATCCTGCTGGTGGGCCGGCCCGACGTCGCCTGCCGCACGGCGCTGCAGGCGGGCGTGCCGCTGGACGGCATCGAGCTGGTCGATCCGGCCACCTCCCCGCTGGCTCCGGCGCTGGCGGCCGAACTGCATGCGCTGCGCGCCGCCAGGGGCATGACGGCGGAACAGGCGCAGGCGGCAGTCCTCGATCCGCTCTGCTTCGCCAACCTGATGGTCCGCGCCGGCCATGCCGACGGTTCGGTCGCCGGCGCGCTGCACACGACCGCCGACGTGGTGCGCACGGCGCTGCAGGTCATCGGCGCGGCACCCGGTTGCAGGCTGGTCTCCAGCTTTTTCCTGATGATGTTGTGCGAGCCCTTCCACGCCCTCAAGGGCGGCCTGATCTTCTCCGACTGCGGCCTGGTGGTCGACCCCGATGCGCAGGGGCTGTCGGAGATCGCCATGGCGGCCGCGGACAGCGCGGCCGGCCTGCTGATGGAGGAACCGCGCGTGGCCATGCTGTCCTTCTCCACCAGCGGCAGCGCGCGCCACGCGGCGGTGGACAAGGTGGTGGCGGCCACCGAGCGCGTGCGCGCGCTGCGGCCCGAGCTGGCCATCGATGGCGACGTGCAGCTCGACGCGGCCATCGTCGCCGAGATCGCGCAGCGCAAGGTGGCGCATTCGCGCGTGGGCGGACATGCCAACGTACTGGTCTTTCCCAGCCTGGAAGCCGGCAACATCGGCTACAAGCTGGCCGAGCGGCTGGGTGGGGCCAAGGCCATCGGCCCGCTGCTGCAGGGGCTGGCCAAGCCGGCCAACGATCTCTCGCGCGGCTGCAGCGCCGAGGACATCTTTCACGTGATCGCCGTCACCGTGGTACAGGCCCAGCGTGCCGATGCGGCACGCACGCCGGCGGCCGATGCCACGGCGACCGCGGCCCCGGCACCATGA
- a CDS encoding acetamidase/formamidase family protein: MKIDRRQWFKTASALGLGAASFKALAQGSPADARAMPGGAAPLPVSRPGRIHTIESGSETVRVGILDPKAAPVVRIESGDLVKYPDTWVNWANGAKYGMRYEDREPVRKRFPQGPYSNVGPVELLGAMPGDVVECRMVRLRPIGWGWNSAPKGVGALPNDFAKPYLRYFKFDEERRYTEFAPGIRIKLAPFQGVMAVQPAGDEPVSGILSGPYGGNLVLRELVEGTSLFLPVQRPGAMIWTGDSHAAQGDGVVNQTAIETAMEDMRIQYFLHKRRALALPMAETPGHWIVLGFGKNLDEALTACLRQLIEWVSAAAGMDPQDVYSLASIAADFRITQYSNQTASNYTSIPAKTVHCMLPKAVFDAAMLDQLSRSLRG; this comes from the coding sequence ATGAAGATCGACAGGAGACAGTGGTTCAAGACCGCCAGCGCCCTCGGCCTGGGGGCCGCATCGTTCAAGGCGCTGGCGCAGGGCAGCCCCGCGGATGCCCGCGCCATGCCCGGCGGCGCGGCGCCGCTGCCGGTATCGCGCCCGGGCAGGATCCATACGATCGAGTCCGGCAGCGAGACGGTGCGTGTCGGCATCCTCGACCCGAAGGCGGCACCGGTCGTGCGGATCGAATCCGGCGATCTCGTCAAGTATCCCGACACCTGGGTCAACTGGGCCAACGGCGCCAAGTACGGCATGCGCTACGAAGACCGTGAGCCGGTGCGCAAGCGCTTCCCCCAGGGGCCCTACTCGAACGTGGGGCCGGTGGAGCTGCTGGGAGCGATGCCGGGCGACGTGGTGGAGTGCCGCATGGTGCGGCTGCGGCCGATCGGCTGGGGCTGGAACTCGGCGCCCAAGGGCGTCGGCGCGCTGCCGAACGATTTCGCCAAGCCCTACCTGCGCTACTTCAAGTTCGACGAGGAACGCCGGTACACCGAGTTCGCGCCCGGCATCCGCATCAAGCTGGCGCCGTTCCAGGGCGTGATGGCGGTGCAGCCGGCCGGCGACGAGCCCGTCAGCGGCATCCTCAGCGGTCCTTACGGCGGCAATCTCGTGCTGCGCGAGCTGGTCGAGGGCACCTCGCTGTTCCTGCCGGTCCAGCGCCCCGGCGCCATGATCTGGACCGGCGACTCCCATGCCGCGCAGGGCGACGGCGTGGTCAACCAGACCGCCATCGAGACCGCCATGGAAGACATGCGCATCCAGTACTTCCTGCACAAGCGGCGCGCGCTGGCCCTGCCGATGGCGGAAACGCCCGGCCACTGGATCGTGCTCGGCTTCGGCAAGAATCTCGACGAGGCGCTGACCGCCTGCCTGCGGCAACTGATCGAATGGGTCAGCGCGGCGGCAGGGATGGATCCGCAGGATGTCTATTCGCTGGCCAGCATCGCCGCCGACTTCCGCATCACCCAGTACTCCAACCAGACCGCCAGCAACTACACCTCGATTCCGGCCAAGACCGTGCACTGCATGCTGCCCAAGGCCGTGTTCGACGCCGCCATGCTCGACCAGCTGTCGCGCTCGCTGCGCGGCTGA
- a CDS encoding Bug family tripartite tricarboxylate transporter substrate binding protein, whose protein sequence is MHHRKHLTWRAAPARLAALAILAATLAGLPAGAARAAGTDGAPSPAPSPGWKPTRPIVFIVPFPPAGINDVLARTVAQRLSTALGQPVVVENRPGASGNIGAEVLSRATPDGHTIGILNSIHGVNAAFYRKLPYDITRDLVPVAPLGESPLVLVTNPRTPYQSVAELIAYAKANPGKVNYGGPTSYPLEMIKTMAGVDITNVPYKGSGPTINDMIAGHIDLATGPLLEYMPHVKTGKLRLLAVGTANRLKALPAVPTVAESIPGYDITVWYGVFAPKGTPAPIVERLRGEIRSLMKDAEIRDKLAVLSVDTAFSQAGANALPNRVASETERAKRIVARTGGYLN, encoded by the coding sequence ATGCACCACCGCAAGCACCTGACCTGGCGCGCCGCTCCCGCGCGGCTGGCCGCGCTCGCCATCCTGGCCGCCACGCTCGCGGGCCTGCCGGCCGGCGCGGCACGGGCCGCGGGCACGGACGGGGCCCCATCGCCTGCGCCGTCGCCGGGCTGGAAGCCGACCAGGCCGATCGTCTTCATCGTGCCCTTTCCCCCCGCGGGCATCAACGATGTGCTGGCCCGCACCGTGGCCCAGCGCCTGTCGACCGCGCTGGGCCAGCCCGTGGTGGTGGAGAACCGCCCTGGCGCCAGCGGCAACATCGGCGCGGAGGTGCTGTCGCGGGCAACGCCCGATGGCCACACGATCGGCATCCTGAACAGCATCCACGGGGTCAACGCCGCCTTCTACCGCAAGCTGCCCTACGACATCACGCGCGATCTCGTACCGGTGGCGCCGCTGGGCGAATCGCCGCTGGTGCTGGTCACCAATCCGCGCACGCCCTACCAGTCGGTCGCCGAACTGATCGCCTATGCCAAGGCGAATCCCGGCAAGGTCAACTACGGCGGGCCGACCAGCTACCCGCTCGAGATGATCAAGACGATGGCCGGCGTCGATATCACCAACGTGCCCTACAAGGGAAGCGGACCGACCATCAACGACATGATCGCCGGCCACATCGACCTGGCGACCGGCCCGCTGCTGGAATATATGCCCCACGTCAAGACCGGCAAGCTGAGGCTGCTGGCCGTGGGCACCGCCAACCGGCTCAAGGCGCTGCCGGCCGTCCCCACCGTCGCGGAGAGCATCCCCGGCTATGACATCACGGTGTGGTACGGCGTGTTCGCGCCCAAGGGCACGCCGGCGCCGATCGTGGAACGCCTGCGCGGCGAGATCCGCAGCCTGATGAAGGATGCCGAGATACGCGACAAGCTGGCGGTGCTCAGCGTGGATACGGCCTTCAGCCAGGCCGGCGCGAATGCGCTGCCGAACCGCGTGGCCAGCGAAACCGAGCGCGCCAAGCGCATCGTCGCCAGGACCGGCGGCTATCTCAACTGA
- a CDS encoding sulfite exporter TauE/SafE family protein, with protein MLAVMAAAGYFQTVTGFGLGMIVMGAASVLQLAPVATLAVLVSLVTLANSAVALPGRMQRMDWPAVRAATLGLLPSVVAGALLLDYLDRRAADLLQLLLGAVILYGGLGAAWRPEPLQRRSSQRSFFLSGVFGGLLSGLFGVSGPPLIFQFYRQPLRLAEIRGALILVFTVSSTIRTLFSLSQGRLDAALWLQAALAVPVVALATAAARRFPPPLSAGATRRLAFGVLVLIGGGLAAPALLALLRGGAA; from the coding sequence ATGCTGGCCGTGATGGCCGCCGCCGGCTACTTCCAGACGGTGACCGGCTTCGGCCTCGGCATGATCGTGATGGGCGCGGCCAGCGTGCTGCAGCTCGCCCCGGTGGCGACGCTGGCCGTGCTGGTCAGCCTGGTGACGCTGGCCAACAGCGCGGTCGCCCTGCCCGGCCGGATGCAGCGCATGGACTGGCCGGCGGTGCGCGCCGCCACGCTGGGCCTGCTGCCCTCGGTGGTGGCGGGCGCCCTGCTGCTCGATTACCTCGACCGGCGCGCGGCCGACCTGCTGCAACTGCTGCTGGGCGCGGTGATCCTGTACGGCGGCCTGGGCGCGGCCTGGCGGCCCGAACCGCTGCAGCGGCGTTCCAGCCAGCGCAGCTTCTTCCTGAGCGGGGTCTTCGGTGGCCTGCTCAGCGGCCTGTTCGGCGTCTCCGGACCGCCCCTGATCTTCCAGTTCTACCGGCAGCCGCTGCGGCTGGCGGAGATCCGCGGCGCGCTGATCCTGGTCTTCACCGTGAGTTCGACGATACGCACGCTGTTCAGCCTGAGCCAAGGGCGGCTCGATGCCGCGCTCTGGCTGCAGGCGGCACTGGCGGTGCCGGTGGTGGCGCTGGCCACCGCGGCGGCGCGGCGCTTTCCGCCACCGCTGTCGGCGGGCGCCACGCGCCGGCTGGCCTTCGGCGTGCTGGTGCTGATCGGCGGCGGCCTGGCGGCGCCGGCGCTGCTGGCCTTGCTGCGCGGCGGCGCCGCCTGA
- a CDS encoding Ldh family oxidoreductase, with translation MSEAAPLRIDAARLQAFAASLLACAGLQAPDAALVAESLVWADLRGAHGHGVARLPLYARWLASGEMDGQAQPRPGLCLPALSVVEGGRCAGAVGMRAARELAEAGARRAGASLVLLRETTHTGALGFHTARSARAGLFAMAMAASGPLMAYHGAAAAAVSTAPLSMACPGPSDPSDPILFDMASGAVALGKLMQARATGMPLAPGWAIDAEGRPTTDARRAATPLPLGGAKGSGLALMAEIACSLLAGHPILAPALGAEAGAGAARHTQNAWFLAIDIAQLMEPARFHAQVSELAAAIRGLPPSAEGPPRLPGERGYAEARARRADGVALPGATVTALEGLARGLEVPPPWSGA, from the coding sequence ATGAGCGAAGCGGCTCCCCTGCGCATCGATGCCGCGCGGCTGCAGGCCTTCGCCGCCTCGCTGCTGGCCTGTGCCGGCCTGCAAGCCCCGGATGCCGCGCTGGTCGCCGAGAGCCTGGTGTGGGCCGACCTGCGCGGCGCGCACGGGCACGGTGTCGCACGCCTGCCGCTGTATGCGCGCTGGCTGGCCAGCGGCGAGATGGACGGCCAGGCACAGCCGCGCCCCGGCCTGTGCCTGCCGGCGCTGTCCGTGGTGGAAGGCGGGCGCTGCGCCGGCGCGGTCGGCATGCGCGCGGCACGCGAACTGGCCGAAGCCGGGGCCAGGCGCGCCGGGGCCAGCCTGGTGCTGCTGCGCGAGACCACGCATACCGGCGCGCTCGGTTTCCACACCGCCCGGTCCGCCCGGGCCGGGCTGTTCGCCATGGCCATGGCGGCCTCCGGCCCGCTGATGGCTTACCACGGTGCCGCCGCCGCGGCAGTCTCGACCGCGCCGCTCTCGATGGCCTGCCCGGGGCCGTCTGACCCGTCTGACCCGATCCTGTTCGACATGGCTTCGGGGGCCGTCGCGCTGGGCAAGCTGATGCAGGCGCGCGCCACCGGCATGCCGTTGGCGCCTGGCTGGGCCATCGATGCCGAGGGCAGGCCGACCACGGACGCGCGGCGGGCGGCGACTCCCTTGCCGCTGGGCGGGGCCAAGGGCTCCGGCCTGGCCCTGATGGCCGAGATCGCCTGCAGCCTGCTGGCCGGCCATCCGATCCTTGCCCCGGCGCTCGGCGCGGAGGCGGGCGCGGGGGCAGCGCGCCACACGCAGAATGCGTGGTTCCTCGCCATCGACATTGCCCAGTTGATGGAGCCGGCCCGCTTCCACGCGCAGGTGAGCGAACTGGCCGCGGCCATCCGCGGCCTGCCTCCTTCGGCCGAAGGCCCGCCACGCTTGCCTGGCGAGCGCGGTTATGCCGAAGCGCGGGCGCGCCGCGCGGATGGCGTGGCATTGCCGGGCGCCACCGTGACAGCGCTGGAAGGGCTGGCACGCGGGCTGGAGGTGCCGCCGCCGTGGAGCGGGGCTTGA
- a CDS encoding alpha/beta fold hydrolase — MSRDIDAAIFTVGTGPRHVIALHGWFGHARGWGAFTDALDGERFTYAFIDYRGYGSRKAVRGEFSMREIARDVLACADALGWQRFALLGHSMGGKGMQAVAALAPARVAAMVGVTPVPPTAVPFDEASRSLFERASGDAEARFGIIDYSTGNRLSRHWVEKMVRESERHADAEAFAAYFRAWADTDHSAQLAGTRIPTLLLVGEHDPSLTAEVMKQTYGALFLELAIEAIGNAGHYPMDETPVDLATRVERFLGGIPLAGMGEGPRG; from the coding sequence ATGAGCCGCGATATCGACGCCGCAATCTTCACGGTCGGCACCGGTCCCAGGCATGTCATCGCCCTGCACGGCTGGTTCGGCCATGCACGGGGCTGGGGCGCCTTCACCGACGCGCTGGACGGCGAGCGCTTCACCTACGCCTTTATCGATTACCGGGGCTACGGCAGCCGCAAGGCGGTCCGGGGCGAGTTCTCCATGCGCGAGATCGCGCGCGACGTGCTGGCCTGCGCCGATGCGCTCGGATGGCAGCGTTTCGCGCTGCTCGGGCACTCGATGGGAGGCAAGGGCATGCAGGCGGTGGCGGCGCTCGCCCCCGCGCGCGTCGCCGCCATGGTCGGTGTCACGCCGGTGCCGCCGACCGCGGTGCCGTTCGACGAAGCCTCGCGCAGCCTGTTCGAGCGCGCCTCCGGAGATGCCGAGGCGCGCTTCGGCATCATCGACTATTCGACCGGCAATCGGCTGAGCCGGCACTGGGTGGAAAAGATGGTCCGCGAGTCGGAGCGGCACGCCGACGCCGAGGCCTTCGCGGCCTATTTCAGGGCCTGGGCCGATACGGATCATTCCGCCCAGCTCGCCGGCACCCGTATCCCGACGCTGCTGCTGGTCGGCGAGCACGACCCGTCGCTGACCGCCGAGGTCATGAAGCAGACCTACGGTGCGCTGTTCCTCGAACTGGCGATCGAAGCGATCGGCAATGCGGGCCACTATCCGATGGACGAGACGCCGGTGGACCTGGCCACGCGGGTCGAGCGCTTTCTCGGCGGCATCCCGCTCGCGGGCATGGGGGAAGGTCCGCGCGGCTGA
- a CDS encoding porin — MKRAGACLVAALGAGAGTASAQSGVTLYGVADVYMEYVKSGANHAMRIEDGGLYQSRWGLRGKEELASGLAAVFNLETGLALDSGNVQQGGRLFGRQAWVGLSSTTWGALTLGRQNTPIYYIEGQASAFGFSPYGPLGRLQNSGPAGSSLTARADNSIRYETPEIAGLQASALFSFGAERTGPPRDADWLKAVGLTYSRGPLWLGLAYERTYSIAAVANADRDERAIGATYELPWFKLFVNGRQATRWVPGQATLKDRGFHVGATIPAGPAGLVLLAYGMQRSVDTPNRGQQASIGYQYSLSKRTTLYANASKIWNKNKANYTFSNVPNEVTPGGVSNPQGIMAGMRHLF; from the coding sequence ATGAAGAGAGCGGGAGCATGCCTGGTGGCAGCATTGGGCGCGGGAGCGGGTACGGCAAGCGCCCAGTCGGGCGTGACCCTCTACGGGGTCGCGGACGTCTACATGGAGTACGTCAAGTCCGGCGCCAACCATGCCATGCGCATCGAGGATGGCGGGCTGTACCAATCCCGCTGGGGACTGCGCGGCAAGGAGGAACTCGCATCGGGACTCGCCGCGGTGTTCAACCTGGAAACGGGCCTGGCGCTGGACAGCGGCAACGTCCAGCAAGGCGGACGGCTGTTCGGCCGCCAGGCGTGGGTCGGCCTGAGCAGCACCACCTGGGGCGCGCTGACCCTGGGCCGGCAGAACACGCCGATCTACTACATCGAGGGGCAGGCGTCGGCCTTCGGCTTCTCACCGTATGGCCCGCTCGGGCGCCTGCAGAACAGCGGGCCGGCCGGCAGCAGCCTGACGGCGCGCGCCGATAATTCCATCCGCTACGAGACGCCCGAGATCGCCGGCCTGCAGGCCAGCGCGCTGTTCTCCTTCGGCGCCGAGCGCACCGGCCCGCCGCGCGACGCGGACTGGCTGAAGGCGGTGGGACTGACCTACTCGCGCGGCCCGCTGTGGCTTGGCCTGGCCTACGAGCGCACGTACAGCATCGCCGCGGTCGCCAATGCCGACCGCGACGAACGCGCGATCGGCGCCACCTACGAACTGCCCTGGTTCAAGCTGTTCGTCAACGGGCGCCAGGCCACGCGCTGGGTGCCGGGGCAGGCAACGCTCAAGGACCGCGGCTTCCACGTCGGCGCCACCATTCCGGCGGGCCCGGCCGGCCTGGTGCTGCTGGCCTACGGCATGCAGCGCTCGGTCGACACGCCGAACCGCGGCCAGCAGGCCTCGATCGGCTACCAGTACTCGCTGTCCAAGCGCACCACGCTCTACGCGAATGCCAGCAAGATCTGGAACAAGAACAAGGCCAACTATACGTTCTCCAATGTGCCGAACGAGGTCACGCCGGGCGGCGTTTCCAACCCGCAGGGCATCATGGCCGGGATGCGGCACCTGTTCTGA